The following are from one region of the Quercus robur chromosome 1, dhQueRobu3.1, whole genome shotgun sequence genome:
- the LOC126717886 gene encoding uncharacterized protein LOC126717886, whose amino-acid sequence MGTKETPHKIGLPQIVKLDMGLKLAEQWVNKMTKAAENEQPEVESEGQPYRLGLGAKLSRQPKHGPSNDPLEKKLRAKLNTGKRKAAISAKEYTQSARDGGDNEDDDDGDLDSRTSAFDKKRARAPMTVCSQANKKHK is encoded by the exons ATGGGCACTAAAGAGACGCCACACAAAATTGGCCTTCCACAAATTGTTAAGTTGGATATGGGATTGAAATTG GCTGAACAATGGGTTAATAAAATGACTAAAGCTGCAGAGAATGAACAGCCAGAAGTAGAATCAGAGGGTCAACCTTATAG GCTTGGATTGGGTGCGAAGCTCTCACGCCAACCTAAACACGGGCCTTCAAACGACCCACTTGAAAAGAAACTACGTGCTAAGTTAAACACTGGAAAAAGAAAAGCTGCTATTAGTGCCAAGGAATATACTCAATCTGCTAGAGATGGAGGTGATAATGAGGATGACGATGATGGGGATTTAGACAGCAGAACAAGTGCATTTGACAAGAAGCGAGCAAGAGCTCCTATGACTGTATGTTCACAGGCAAATAAAAAACACAAGTAA